A genomic window from Exiguobacterium acetylicum DSM 20416 includes:
- the purM gene encoding phosphoribosylformylglycinamidine cyclo-ligase: protein MSKHYEAAGVSLTAGYESVTRMKKHVARSMRKEVLTGLGSFGAMFDLSQLQLKEPVLVSGTDGVGTKLKLAFALEQHDTIGIDCVAMCVNDIIVQGAEPLYFLDYIALGQAIPAKIERIVAGVAEGCVQAGCTLIGGETAEMPGMYADGEYDIAGFAVGAVEKQKLITGDNVAAGDVILGLASSGVHSNGFSLVRKIVADSGLRYEDEVMMLGHTLGNALLMPTRIYVEAVKAALETEKIQAMVHITGGGFYENVPRVLPEGLGASFDPKKWPTLPVFDWLEQAGDLPRHDMYNVFNMGIGFMLIVKPEDVAEVTARLARENETAYVIGQVTDQEGVRIQGVDA, encoded by the coding sequence ATGAGCAAACATTACGAAGCAGCAGGTGTGAGTCTGACAGCAGGGTATGAGTCAGTCACGCGAATGAAAAAACACGTCGCCCGTTCGATGCGCAAAGAAGTATTGACGGGACTCGGTAGCTTTGGTGCGATGTTCGACCTCAGCCAATTGCAGTTGAAAGAACCAGTCCTTGTCAGTGGGACAGACGGTGTCGGTACGAAGCTGAAACTCGCTTTCGCACTGGAACAACACGATACGATCGGAATCGACTGTGTGGCAATGTGTGTGAACGATATCATCGTCCAAGGCGCGGAACCACTTTATTTCCTTGACTACATCGCGCTTGGTCAGGCGATTCCAGCTAAGATCGAACGGATCGTCGCAGGTGTCGCAGAAGGTTGCGTCCAGGCGGGGTGTACGTTAATCGGCGGTGAGACAGCGGAAATGCCAGGGATGTATGCGGACGGCGAATATGATATCGCCGGGTTCGCCGTCGGTGCCGTCGAGAAGCAAAAATTGATCACGGGTGATAACGTCGCGGCAGGAGATGTCATTCTCGGTCTCGCTTCGTCCGGCGTCCATTCGAACGGGTTCTCACTCGTCCGTAAAATCGTCGCCGACAGTGGCCTCCGCTACGAAGATGAAGTCATGATGCTCGGTCATACGCTCGGAAATGCGCTCCTCATGCCAACACGCATCTACGTCGAAGCGGTCAAAGCAGCCCTTGAGACGGAAAAGATTCAAGCGATGGTCCATATTACGGGTGGTGGATTCTACGAGAACGTACCACGTGTCTTGCCAGAAGGTCTTGGCGCATCGTTCGATCCGAAAAAGTGGCCGACGTTACCAGTCTTTGACTGGCTCGAGCAAGCGGGTGACCTGCCACGACATGATATGTACAACGTCTTTAACATGGGCATCGGTTTCATGTTGATCGTCAAACCGGAAGATGTCGCGGAAGTGACAGCACGCCTCGCTCGTGAAAATGAGACGGCGTACGTGATTGGTCAAGTGACAGATCAAGAAGGTGTTCGGATTCAAGGAGTCGACGCATGA
- the purN gene encoding phosphoribosylglycinamide formyltransferase, which yields MKIACFASGSGSNVEALFEAIEAGTLHASIELIVCDQQNAKVIERAKRRGCDVFVFRAKDYPDKPSFEREIIARLGAKGVERIILAGYMRLIGEELLGRYAGRIVNIHPSLLPAFPGKDAIGQAFRGGVKITGVTIHIVDEGMDTGPIMAQEAVRITEEMTRETLQQAIQRVEHRLYPQVIEEWMKEEANV from the coding sequence ATGAAGATCGCCTGTTTTGCATCAGGAAGCGGTAGTAATGTCGAAGCACTTTTTGAAGCGATCGAGGCAGGAACGTTACATGCCTCGATCGAACTGATCGTCTGCGATCAACAGAACGCAAAGGTCATTGAACGGGCAAAACGACGCGGATGTGACGTCTTCGTCTTTCGGGCGAAGGACTATCCGGATAAACCGAGTTTTGAGCGGGAAATCATTGCCCGTCTTGGAGCGAAAGGTGTCGAACGGATCATTCTTGCCGGCTACATGCGATTAATCGGGGAAGAGTTGCTTGGACGATACGCAGGGCGAATCGTCAACATCCACCCGTCGCTGCTTCCGGCGTTCCCGGGAAAAGATGCGATCGGACAAGCATTTCGTGGCGGAGTTAAAATCACAGGTGTTACAATTCATATAGTCGATGAAGGCATGGACACAGGACCGATCATGGCTCAAGAAGCCGTTCGGATTACAGAAGAGATGACGCGTGAAACATTGCAACAAGCGATTCAGCGCGTCGAACATAGACTGTATCCGCAAGTCATCGAAGAGTGGATGAAAGAGGAGGCAAACGTATGA